In the Hordeum vulgare subsp. vulgare chromosome 7H, MorexV3_pseudomolecules_assembly, whole genome shotgun sequence genome, one interval contains:
- the LOC123410098 gene encoding single-stranded DNA-binding protein WHY1, chloroplastic-like isoform X2, producing the protein MPPPLSVSLPSPQPPSLLPRHARLPLAPAQPLSARAPPSSVCSVVPARHSADYFDPRAPPSQRDAYGQPPPPLEREPPVPGGQAGRVFASYSIYKGKAALAFDPRPPQFVPLESGAYKVAKEGFVLLQFAPAVGPRQYDWARKQVFSLSVWEMGTLLTLGLTDSCEFFHDPFKGRSDEGKVRKVLKVEPTPDGNGRFFNLSVQNRLLNVDENIYIPITKGEYAVIVSTFNFERHLILLPSLSAILTYGMADDFRFNLGYMLAAFRLSVHIEFMERGTLLKLSILAIVKNQ; encoded by the exons ATGCCGCCGCCGCTCTCCGTCTCGCTCCCCTCGCCGCAGCCCCCATCCCTCCTCCCGCGCCACGCCAGGCTCCCCCTCGCCCCGGCCCAGCCCCTCTCCGCCAGGGCGCCGCCCTCCTCCGTCTGCTCCGTCGTCCCCGCGCGCCACTCCGCCGACTACTTCGACCCCCGGGCCCCGCCGTCGCAGCGCGACGCGTAcgggcagccgccgccgccgctggagaGGGAGCCGCCGGTGCCGGGGGGCCAGGCCGGGAGGGTGTTCGCCAGCTACAGCATCTACAAGGGCAAGGCCGCGCTGGCCTTCGACCCCAGGCCGCCGCAGTTCGTGCCGCTCGAA TCTGGAGCGTACAAGGTGGCCAAGGAGGGGTTCGTGCTGCTCCAGTTCGCCCCCGCGGTGGGGCCCCGGCAGTATGATTGGGCACGCAAGCAG GTGTTCTCATTATCTGTGTGGGAGATGGGAACCTTGCTTACTCTTGGTCTAACAGATTCGTGCGAGTTCTTTCATGATCCTTTCAAGGGAAGGAG CGACGAAGGGAAAGTGCGCAAGGTTCTCAAAGTTGAGCCAACGCCAGATGGGAATGGTCGCTTTTTCAACCTCA GTGTTCAAAACCGTCTTTTGAATGTTGATGAGAACATATACATCCCTATAACCAAAGGAGAATATGCAGTCATTGTATCAACCTTCaat TTTGAACGCCACTTGATTCTACTTCCATCACTCAGCGCTATTTTAACATATGGCATGGCTGATGACTTTAG GTTTAATTTGGGGTATATGCTTGCTGCATTTCGTCTTTCAGTCCATATAGAATTTATGGAGCGTGGGACACTTCTAAAGCTAAGTATCCTTGCCATAGTCAAGAACCAATAA
- the LOC123410098 gene encoding single-stranded DNA-binding protein WHY1, chloroplastic-like isoform X1, producing the protein MPPPLSVSLPSPQPPSLLPRHARLPLAPAQPLSARAPPSSVCSVVPARHSADYFDPRAPPSQRDAYGQPPPPLEREPPVPGGQAGRVFASYSIYKGKAALAFDPRPPQFVPLESGAYKVAKEGFVLLQFAPAVGPRQYDWARKQVFSLSVWEMGTLLTLGLTDSCEFFHDPFKGRSDEGKVRKVLKVEPTPDGNGRFFNLSVQNRLLNVDENIYIPITKGEYAVIVSTFNFERHLILLPSLSAILTYGMADDFSRFNLGYMLAAFRLSVHIEFMERGTLLKLSILAIVKNQ; encoded by the exons ATGCCGCCGCCGCTCTCCGTCTCGCTCCCCTCGCCGCAGCCCCCATCCCTCCTCCCGCGCCACGCCAGGCTCCCCCTCGCCCCGGCCCAGCCCCTCTCCGCCAGGGCGCCGCCCTCCTCCGTCTGCTCCGTCGTCCCCGCGCGCCACTCCGCCGACTACTTCGACCCCCGGGCCCCGCCGTCGCAGCGCGACGCGTAcgggcagccgccgccgccgctggagaGGGAGCCGCCGGTGCCGGGGGGCCAGGCCGGGAGGGTGTTCGCCAGCTACAGCATCTACAAGGGCAAGGCCGCGCTGGCCTTCGACCCCAGGCCGCCGCAGTTCGTGCCGCTCGAA TCTGGAGCGTACAAGGTGGCCAAGGAGGGGTTCGTGCTGCTCCAGTTCGCCCCCGCGGTGGGGCCCCGGCAGTATGATTGGGCACGCAAGCAG GTGTTCTCATTATCTGTGTGGGAGATGGGAACCTTGCTTACTCTTGGTCTAACAGATTCGTGCGAGTTCTTTCATGATCCTTTCAAGGGAAGGAG CGACGAAGGGAAAGTGCGCAAGGTTCTCAAAGTTGAGCCAACGCCAGATGGGAATGGTCGCTTTTTCAACCTCA GTGTTCAAAACCGTCTTTTGAATGTTGATGAGAACATATACATCCCTATAACCAAAGGAGAATATGCAGTCATTGTATCAACCTTCaat TTTGAACGCCACTTGATTCTACTTCCATCACTCAGCGCTATTTTAACATATGGCATGGCTGATGACTTTAG TAGGTTTAATTTGGGGTATATGCTTGCTGCATTTCGTCTTTCAGTCCATATAGAATTTATGGAGCGTGGGACACTTCTAAAGCTAAGTATCCTTGCCATAGTCAAGAACCAATAA
- the LOC123410098 gene encoding single-stranded DNA-binding protein WHY1, chloroplastic-like isoform X3 → MPPPLSVSLPSPQPPSLLPRHARLPLAPAQPLSARAPPSSVCSVVPARHSADYFDPRAPPSQRDAYGQPPPPLEREPPVPGGQAGRVFASYSIYKGKAALAFDPRPPQFVPLESGAYKVAKEGFVLLQFAPAVGPRQYDWARKQVFSLSVWEMGTLLTLGLTDSCEFFHDPFKGRSDEGKVRKVLKVEPTPDGNGRFFNLSVQNRLLNVDENIYIPITKGEYAVIVSTFNYIIPHIMGWSTFTNSIKPEESQPYNRPQSSPELEWRR, encoded by the exons ATGCCGCCGCCGCTCTCCGTCTCGCTCCCCTCGCCGCAGCCCCCATCCCTCCTCCCGCGCCACGCCAGGCTCCCCCTCGCCCCGGCCCAGCCCCTCTCCGCCAGGGCGCCGCCCTCCTCCGTCTGCTCCGTCGTCCCCGCGCGCCACTCCGCCGACTACTTCGACCCCCGGGCCCCGCCGTCGCAGCGCGACGCGTAcgggcagccgccgccgccgctggagaGGGAGCCGCCGGTGCCGGGGGGCCAGGCCGGGAGGGTGTTCGCCAGCTACAGCATCTACAAGGGCAAGGCCGCGCTGGCCTTCGACCCCAGGCCGCCGCAGTTCGTGCCGCTCGAA TCTGGAGCGTACAAGGTGGCCAAGGAGGGGTTCGTGCTGCTCCAGTTCGCCCCCGCGGTGGGGCCCCGGCAGTATGATTGGGCACGCAAGCAG GTGTTCTCATTATCTGTGTGGGAGATGGGAACCTTGCTTACTCTTGGTCTAACAGATTCGTGCGAGTTCTTTCATGATCCTTTCAAGGGAAGGAG CGACGAAGGGAAAGTGCGCAAGGTTCTCAAAGTTGAGCCAACGCCAGATGGGAATGGTCGCTTTTTCAACCTCA GTGTTCAAAACCGTCTTTTGAATGTTGATGAGAACATATACATCCCTATAACCAAAGGAGAATATGCAGTCATTGTATCAACCTTCaat TACATCATACCGCACATCATGGGCTGGAGCACGTTTACAAATTCTATCAAGCCCGAGGAGTCGCAGCCATACAATAGGCCACAGTCCTCGCCCGAATTGGAGTGGCGAAGGTGA